Proteins encoded by one window of Taeniopygia guttata chromosome 1A, bTaeGut7.mat, whole genome shotgun sequence:
- the RPAP3 gene encoding RNA polymerase II-associated protein 3 isoform X1 → MSGRAVPRLRGARGPGRANRRPRCRHVGAGPRAQALWSAAAWGRAAAWERAGRRGRRRAGSRGVAQIMMSAPSKAIELQLQVKQNAEELQDFVRELESWEKDIKEVDSELRKQSGVPEENLPPIRNKGFKKKKKSKNKVPSKITSEENKKNKIKSYDYEAWGKLDVDKILEEIDKEDSTHDSLSPESDSEEDGIHVDAEKALAEKEKGNNYFKQGNFDEAIKCYTRGMHSDPYNPILPTNRASAFYRMKKFSVAESDCNLALALDKNYIKAYARRGAARFALKNLQGAKEDYEKVLELDANNFEAKNELKKIDQALSLKDNSEQKEFEDAVRTRLTDEEKKRIEDQQLKQKAIAEKDLGNGYFKEGKYEAAIECYTRGIAADGTNALLPANRAMAYLKIEKYKEAEDDCTQALLLDASYSKAFARRGAARVALGKLKEAIQDFEAVLKLEPGNKQAINELTKIRNELAEKEQQTHKEYPAVLIKEAEIKNIVKMIDNPLQIKSTKPLRRIDIEEVDDDTSDGDLPSTTLVSNWRNSVSVEATEALDQDDRLTTVDTPKAKHLKIEEISDTSLLQLPVNVKGISSTLHPSFPASKQREKEIRRSFMSAFSVPPIPTNSFQLESDFRKLKDCPENMYLYLKQIEPSLYAKLFQKSLDPDLFNQILKILHDFYIEKEEPSLILEILQRLSELKRFDMAVMFMSGSEKKITQVLFNHVNHMGLKDASVEELEKKYGIFS, encoded by the exons ATTATGATGAGTGCACCAAGTAAAGCAATAGAACTGCAGCTGCAAGTGAAGCAAAATGCTGAAGAGCTGCAGGATTTTGTGAGAGAATTGGAGAGCTGGGAAAAAGATATTAAAGAAGTGGATTCTGAGCTCAGGAAACAGAGTGGGGTCCCAGAAGAG AATTTGCCACCAATTCGAAACAAGggttttaagaaaaagaagaaaagcaaaaataaagtcCCTTCAAAGATAACCTctgaggaaaacaagaaaaacaagatCAAGTCTTACGATTATGAAGCATGGGGAAAACTTGATGTG gaTAAAATACTTGAAGAAATTGATAAAGAAGATAGTACTCATGATTCTCTATCTCCAGAATCAGACTCTGAAGAAGATGGAATTCATGTAGATGCTGAAAAGGCTcttgcagagaaggaaaag GGTAATAACTACTTTAAACAAGGAAACTTTGATGAAGCTATAAAATGCTATACTAGAGGGATGCATTCTGATCCATACAATCCAATATTGCCCACAAACAGAGCATCAGCTTTTTATAGAATGAAAAA gtTTTCTGTTGCAGAATCTGACTGCAATTTAGCACTTGCTTTagataaaaattacataaagGCTTATGCGAGAAGAGGGGCCGCTCGCTTTGCTTTGAAAAATCTTCAAGGTGCTAAAGAAG ATTATGAAAAAGTTTTGGAGTTGGATGCAAACAATTTTGAAGCAAAAAATGAACTGAAGAAAATTGATCAG GCTCTGTCGTTAAAAGACAATTCAGAACAGAAAGAGTTTGAAGATGCAGTCAGAACAAGATTAACAGATGAAGAGAAAAAGCGCATTGAAGACCAGCAGCTCAAGCAGAAGGCAATTGCAGAAAAAGATCTG GGTAACGGTTATTTCAAAGAAGGAAAGTATGAGGCTGCAATAGAATGTTACACCCGTGGTATCGCAGCAGATGGCACCAATGCACTACTGCCAGCTAACAGAGCCATGGCCTACCTAAAGATTGAGAA GTACAAAGAGGCAGAAGATGACTGCACACAAGCTCTGCTCTTAGATGCTTCCTATTCTAAAGCCTTTGCCAGAAGAGGAGCTGCCAGAGTTGCTCTTGGGAAGTTAAAGGAAGCTATTCAAG ATTTTGAAGCTGTTCTGAAGCTGGAACCTGGAAATAAACAAGCAATAAACGAACTCACGAAAATAAGGAAT GAATTAGCTGAGAAAGAGCAGCAGACTCACAAGGAATATCCTGCAGTATTGATAAAAGAAGCGGAAATCAAAAATATAGTGAAAATGATTGATAACCCATTACAGATTAAATCAACA AAGCCATTGAGAAGAATAGATATTGAAGAAGTTGATGATGATACATCAGATGGTGACTTGCCCAGCACTACTTTAGTCAGTAACTGGAGGAATTCAGTGAGTGTAGAAGCAACAGAAGCTCTAGATCAGGATGATCGGTTGACTACAGTTGATACTCCAAAAGCAAAGCACTTGAAAATAGAAGAAATCAGTGATACGTCACTATTACA GCTACCTGTAAATGTCAAAGGAATTTCATCAACATTGCATCCATCTTTTCCTGCAAgcaaacagagagaaaaagaaatcagaaggTCATTTATGTCTGCTTTTTCAGTTCCTCCCATTCCTACAAATTCTTTCCAGCTTGAATCTGACTTCAGAAAGTTGAAAGACTGCCCTGAAAACATGTACTTATATCTGAAG CAAATAGAACCCTCACTTTATGCAAAGCTGTTTCAGAAGTCCTTAGATCCAGATTTGTTTAACCAGATCCTGAAAATTCTACATGACTTCTACATTGA GAAAGAGGAGCCATCACTCATCCTTGAAATCCTTCAGAGGCTCTCTGAATTAAAAAGATTTGATATGGCAGTAATGTTTATGTCAggttcagagaaaaaaa ttacacAGGTATTATTCAATCATGTGAACCACATGGGATTAAAAGATGCTTCTGTTGAAGAATTGGAGAAGAAATATGGTATTTTCTCTTAG
- the RPAP3 gene encoding RNA polymerase II-associated protein 3 isoform X2, whose translation MMSAPSKAIELQLQVKQNAEELQDFVRELESWEKDIKEVDSELRKQSGVPEENLPPIRNKGFKKKKKSKNKVPSKITSEENKKNKIKSYDYEAWGKLDVDKILEEIDKEDSTHDSLSPESDSEEDGIHVDAEKALAEKEKGNNYFKQGNFDEAIKCYTRGMHSDPYNPILPTNRASAFYRMKKFSVAESDCNLALALDKNYIKAYARRGAARFALKNLQGAKEDYEKVLELDANNFEAKNELKKIDQALSLKDNSEQKEFEDAVRTRLTDEEKKRIEDQQLKQKAIAEKDLGNGYFKEGKYEAAIECYTRGIAADGTNALLPANRAMAYLKIEKYKEAEDDCTQALLLDASYSKAFARRGAARVALGKLKEAIQDFEAVLKLEPGNKQAINELTKIRNELAEKEQQTHKEYPAVLIKEAEIKNIVKMIDNPLQIKSTKPLRRIDIEEVDDDTSDGDLPSTTLVSNWRNSVSVEATEALDQDDRLTTVDTPKAKHLKIEEISDTSLLQLPVNVKGISSTLHPSFPASKQREKEIRRSFMSAFSVPPIPTNSFQLESDFRKLKDCPENMYLYLKQIEPSLYAKLFQKSLDPDLFNQILKILHDFYIEKEEPSLILEILQRLSELKRFDMAVMFMSGSEKKITQVLFNHVNHMGLKDASVEELEKKYGIFS comes from the exons ATGATGAGTGCACCAAGTAAAGCAATAGAACTGCAGCTGCAAGTGAAGCAAAATGCTGAAGAGCTGCAGGATTTTGTGAGAGAATTGGAGAGCTGGGAAAAAGATATTAAAGAAGTGGATTCTGAGCTCAGGAAACAGAGTGGGGTCCCAGAAGAG AATTTGCCACCAATTCGAAACAAGggttttaagaaaaagaagaaaagcaaaaataaagtcCCTTCAAAGATAACCTctgaggaaaacaagaaaaacaagatCAAGTCTTACGATTATGAAGCATGGGGAAAACTTGATGTG gaTAAAATACTTGAAGAAATTGATAAAGAAGATAGTACTCATGATTCTCTATCTCCAGAATCAGACTCTGAAGAAGATGGAATTCATGTAGATGCTGAAAAGGCTcttgcagagaaggaaaag GGTAATAACTACTTTAAACAAGGAAACTTTGATGAAGCTATAAAATGCTATACTAGAGGGATGCATTCTGATCCATACAATCCAATATTGCCCACAAACAGAGCATCAGCTTTTTATAGAATGAAAAA gtTTTCTGTTGCAGAATCTGACTGCAATTTAGCACTTGCTTTagataaaaattacataaagGCTTATGCGAGAAGAGGGGCCGCTCGCTTTGCTTTGAAAAATCTTCAAGGTGCTAAAGAAG ATTATGAAAAAGTTTTGGAGTTGGATGCAAACAATTTTGAAGCAAAAAATGAACTGAAGAAAATTGATCAG GCTCTGTCGTTAAAAGACAATTCAGAACAGAAAGAGTTTGAAGATGCAGTCAGAACAAGATTAACAGATGAAGAGAAAAAGCGCATTGAAGACCAGCAGCTCAAGCAGAAGGCAATTGCAGAAAAAGATCTG GGTAACGGTTATTTCAAAGAAGGAAAGTATGAGGCTGCAATAGAATGTTACACCCGTGGTATCGCAGCAGATGGCACCAATGCACTACTGCCAGCTAACAGAGCCATGGCCTACCTAAAGATTGAGAA GTACAAAGAGGCAGAAGATGACTGCACACAAGCTCTGCTCTTAGATGCTTCCTATTCTAAAGCCTTTGCCAGAAGAGGAGCTGCCAGAGTTGCTCTTGGGAAGTTAAAGGAAGCTATTCAAG ATTTTGAAGCTGTTCTGAAGCTGGAACCTGGAAATAAACAAGCAATAAACGAACTCACGAAAATAAGGAAT GAATTAGCTGAGAAAGAGCAGCAGACTCACAAGGAATATCCTGCAGTATTGATAAAAGAAGCGGAAATCAAAAATATAGTGAAAATGATTGATAACCCATTACAGATTAAATCAACA AAGCCATTGAGAAGAATAGATATTGAAGAAGTTGATGATGATACATCAGATGGTGACTTGCCCAGCACTACTTTAGTCAGTAACTGGAGGAATTCAGTGAGTGTAGAAGCAACAGAAGCTCTAGATCAGGATGATCGGTTGACTACAGTTGATACTCCAAAAGCAAAGCACTTGAAAATAGAAGAAATCAGTGATACGTCACTATTACA GCTACCTGTAAATGTCAAAGGAATTTCATCAACATTGCATCCATCTTTTCCTGCAAgcaaacagagagaaaaagaaatcagaaggTCATTTATGTCTGCTTTTTCAGTTCCTCCCATTCCTACAAATTCTTTCCAGCTTGAATCTGACTTCAGAAAGTTGAAAGACTGCCCTGAAAACATGTACTTATATCTGAAG CAAATAGAACCCTCACTTTATGCAAAGCTGTTTCAGAAGTCCTTAGATCCAGATTTGTTTAACCAGATCCTGAAAATTCTACATGACTTCTACATTGA GAAAGAGGAGCCATCACTCATCCTTGAAATCCTTCAGAGGCTCTCTGAATTAAAAAGATTTGATATGGCAGTAATGTTTATGTCAggttcagagaaaaaaa ttacacAGGTATTATTCAATCATGTGAACCACATGGGATTAAAAGATGCTTCTGTTGAAGAATTGGAGAAGAAATATGGTATTTTCTCTTAG